A region of Corvus cornix cornix isolate S_Up_H32 chromosome 3, ASM73873v5, whole genome shotgun sequence DNA encodes the following proteins:
- the CLDN20 gene encoding claudin-20: MASASLQFFAFILALFGVFGDIAATLLPHWKVNADVGSNIITAITQMQGLWMDCTWYSTGMFSCTLKYSILSLPVYIQAARTTMVLSCILSAFGICITTVGMKCTKLGGDTDSKNHACFAGGVCFILAGIFGLVPTCWYTREIISNFLDQTIPESSKHEPGGAVYTGFISAGFLLIAGVIFCSSCFKRQHGAWTYPPKQHHFPSTEQESNAGYNLKDYV; this comes from the coding sequence ATGGCATCAGCAAGCCTGcagttctttgcttttattctggctttgtttggtgtttttggAGATATCGCAGCCACCCTGCTACCACACTGGAAGGTAAATGCAGACGTTGGCTCAAATATCATAACAGCTATTACACAGATGCAAGGACTTTGGATGGACTGCACGTGGTACAGCACTGGGATGTTCAGCTGTACCCTGAAATACTCcattctctctctccctgtctaCATCCAGGCTGCACGGACCACCATGGTACTGTCCTGTATCCTATCAGCCTTTGGAATCTGCATCACTACGGTCGGAATGAAATGCACAAAATTGGGAGGGGACACTGACAGCAAAAATCATGCCTGTTTTGCTGGAGGGGTCTGCTTCATTCTTGCAGGAATCTTTGGATTAGTACCAACATGCTGGTATacaagagaaattatttcaaattttctggACCAGACCATTCCAGAGAGTAGTAAACACGAACCAGGAGGAGCAGTTTATACAGGATTCATCTCAGCAGGGTTTCTGCTTATCGCAGGTGTGATCTTCTGCTCTTCCTGTTTCAAAAGGCAGCATGGAGCATGGACTTACCCTCCAAAGCAGCACCATTTCCCAtccacagagcaggagagcaaTGCAGGTTACAACCTGAAGGACTATGTATAA